Proteins encoded in a region of the Lepidochelys kempii isolate rLepKem1 chromosome 24, rLepKem1.hap2, whole genome shotgun sequence genome:
- the LOC140902856 gene encoding probable G-protein coupled receptor 33 codes for MDRGNTTLQPTAGANSSQIPAAVIASHLTAAVLLFITFLVGVVGNGLYLWVLGLKMRMTVTTLLFLHLVSCYLLFTLLIPFFAVYVLLDFRWVFGTAMCKLLNACISLGMFTSVFLLTLISLDRYILTHHPIWCRHHRTVPQVRKLVVGVWLVSLALSAPYLAFRETRMLDGGRIICINNYNFSRDWNGVEMQDLGRRVRLAVFMVRFLLGFLLPFCTIAGCYGCVGLEMKEKGLVRSRKPFKVMGAAVVSFFLSWLPYHLYHGLKFFKDGWELDSILVIYTLTSCFNACFTPVLYLFVGRRFQQVLKTSLLALLRETFADDLSGNGAISHESSGVAAGKWELPDQVTGPLDSGSGSLEPRVLD; via the coding sequence ATGGACCGAGGCAACACGACTCTCCAACCAACCGCTGGGGCAAATTCCAGCCAGATCCCAGCAGCTGTGATCGCCTCTCACCTCACCGCAGCCGTGTTGCTCTTCATCACCTTCCTGGTGGGTGTGGTGGGGAATGGGCTGTATCTGTGGgtgctggggctgaagatgagGATGACAGTGACCACGCTCTTGTTCCTGCACCTGGTCTCCTGCTACCTTCTTTTCACCCTGCTGATCCCCTTTTTTGCTGTCTATGTCCTCCTGGATTTCCGCTGGGTATTTGGCACGGCCATGTGCAAACTCCTGAATGCCTGCATCTCTCTGGGCATGTTCACTTCGGTCTTCCTTCTCACCCTCATCAGCCTGGACCGCTACATCCTCACTCACCACCCCATCTGGTGCCGGCATCACCGCACCGTGCCCCAGGTCAGGAAGCTGGTTGTGGGCGTGTGGCTGGTCTCCTTAGCTCTCAGTGCTCCCTACCTGGCTTTCCGGGAGACCCGCATGTTGGACGGGGGCAGAATCATCTGCATCAACAATTACAACTTCTCCAGAGACTGGAATGGAGTCGAGATGCAGGACCTGGGCAGACGGGTCCGCCTGGCCGTCTTCATGGTCCGGTTCCTTCtgggcttcctgctgcccttctgcACCATCGCGGGATGCTATGGCTGCgtggggctggagatgaaggAGAAGGGGCTGGTGCGGAGCAGGAAGCCCTTCAAAGTCATGGGGGCCGCGGTGGTTTCCTTCTTCCTCAGCTGGCTGCCTTACCATCTCTATCATGGCCTGAAGTTCTTCAAAGACGGGTGGGAGCTGGACAGCATCCTTGTCATTTACACTCTCACCTCCTGCTTCAACGCCTGCTTCACCCCTGTCCTCTACCTCTTCGTCGGGCGGCGGTTCCAGCAGGTGCTCAAGACATCTCTGCTTGCTCTGCTTCGGGAGACTTTTGCTGACGACCTCAGTGGCAACGGCGCTATCTCCCATGAGAGCTCCGGGGTAGCAgctggcaaatgggagctgcctgaCCAAGTTACGGGGCCTCTGGATTCAGGGTCAGGGAGCTTAGAACCCAGGGTTCTAGATTAA